A single window of Streptomyces sp. NBC_00464 DNA harbors:
- a CDS encoding VMAP-C domain-containing protein, with amino-acid sequence MTSDPDGGAEGGQGQSDAALLGLVEDATVRIHRPGSGYAPDGPGGQAPGGEFLGSGFFIAPSWILTCAHVAMRGEGGMVNVVFKGDRHSGELAEVPGKVVVAMPGTRPPGTTAWPAPDLALIQLRRPVEHACVYVAERSGALLRGGDIRCVGWVNSPGGGLKLRNGTYRVNGSYGAADDVEQVVLLDEGWLEPGMSGGPVIDFARGEVVGVVKSRLDRQQGGTAVGIERLRTLEVPSTPIETETDDTYQSVFHAHDRYHADRHNVAVGTERTWTDVQSELPGPSAGVLGPRLRADLLGRLAELPPPASTRSLLALLDRLPGVYSRDHRPAPRGWRDGLGVLYETRAHDRQARFELIVRYCMGVLTADRPCGQLSVTNAKALWGWVKRIADVELSRDLRGQLDMEWAAIRLRLEENRQQAVYPSVSEPVPHGDRDGVVLNVDLQGWARDQYDWRVAVDRQASGAEPIDEDSRGAPLGTVPDRLAAALAEAFRRCDEPGSPAMLQVVVAPALFGLPVDEWVLPSNGLPLGVVRPVVLRSSYQGPADKRRARRDAGTEPGIHAEVVDCEDDLRVRVPDVTRLRTLAHDTVPVLCRYGSRPDSGITAGVVRLIDAGFGAVLLQRRAAEADTVCREFHRRVADAVSGARTRDRLPWRIHELRRGVGAGRTEMFWSDGVALYYEDPNHALPDSDAFLEAP; translated from the coding sequence ATGACCTCGGACCCCGACGGGGGCGCAGAGGGCGGTCAGGGACAGTCGGACGCTGCTCTTCTGGGCCTCGTGGAGGACGCGACCGTGCGCATCCATCGACCGGGGTCCGGGTATGCCCCTGACGGACCGGGCGGTCAGGCCCCGGGAGGGGAGTTCCTGGGGAGCGGGTTCTTCATCGCTCCGAGCTGGATCCTGACGTGCGCCCACGTGGCCATGCGGGGGGAGGGGGGCATGGTGAACGTGGTGTTCAAGGGGGACCGGCACAGCGGCGAACTCGCCGAAGTCCCCGGCAAGGTCGTCGTCGCGATGCCCGGCACCCGGCCGCCGGGGACCACCGCCTGGCCCGCCCCCGACCTGGCGCTCATCCAGCTCCGCCGGCCCGTCGAGCACGCCTGCGTGTACGTCGCCGAGCGCTCCGGGGCCCTGCTCCGCGGCGGCGACATCCGCTGCGTGGGGTGGGTCAACTCGCCCGGCGGCGGGCTGAAGCTGCGCAACGGTACCTACCGGGTGAACGGTTCCTACGGCGCCGCCGACGATGTGGAGCAGGTCGTCCTCCTCGACGAGGGCTGGCTGGAGCCGGGTATGTCCGGCGGGCCCGTGATCGACTTCGCCCGGGGCGAGGTGGTCGGGGTGGTCAAGTCGCGGCTGGACAGGCAGCAGGGCGGCACGGCCGTCGGGATCGAGCGGCTGCGCACCCTGGAGGTGCCGTCCACACCCATCGAGACCGAGACCGACGACACCTACCAGTCCGTGTTCCACGCCCACGACCGCTACCACGCGGACCGGCACAACGTCGCGGTCGGCACCGAGCGGACCTGGACCGACGTGCAGAGCGAACTGCCGGGACCCTCCGCCGGCGTCCTCGGCCCCCGACTGCGCGCGGACCTGCTCGGGCGGCTCGCCGAACTCCCGCCACCGGCCAGCACCCGCAGTCTGCTCGCCCTCCTCGACCGCCTGCCCGGTGTCTACTCCCGTGACCACCGGCCGGCCCCGCGCGGCTGGCGGGACGGTCTGGGGGTGCTGTACGAGACCCGCGCCCACGACCGGCAGGCCCGCTTCGAGCTGATCGTGCGCTACTGCATGGGCGTCCTCACGGCGGACCGGCCCTGCGGACAGCTCTCCGTCACGAACGCCAAGGCGCTGTGGGGGTGGGTGAAGCGGATCGCCGACGTCGAACTCTCCCGGGATCTGCGCGGGCAGCTCGACATGGAGTGGGCGGCCATCCGGCTGCGCCTGGAAGAGAACCGCCAGCAGGCCGTGTACCCGTCCGTGAGCGAACCCGTCCCGCACGGGGACCGCGACGGAGTCGTGCTGAACGTGGACCTCCAGGGCTGGGCCCGCGACCAGTACGACTGGCGGGTCGCCGTCGACCGGCAGGCCTCGGGGGCGGAGCCCATCGACGAGGACAGCCGCGGGGCCCCGCTCGGCACCGTTCCCGACCGGCTGGCCGCCGCGCTCGCCGAGGCCTTCCGGCGGTGCGACGAGCCGGGCAGTCCGGCGATGCTCCAGGTCGTCGTGGCACCCGCGCTCTTTGGGCTGCCGGTCGACGAGTGGGTGCTTCCCTCGAACGGGCTGCCGCTCGGAGTCGTACGGCCGGTGGTCCTGCGCAGTTCGTACCAGGGGCCGGCCGACAAGCGGCGGGCGCGCCGGGACGCCGGGACGGAGCCGGGGATCCATGCCGAAGTGGTCGACTGCGAGGACGATTTGAGGGTACGTGTACCGGATGTGACGCGGCTGCGGACCCTGGCGCACGACACCGTGCCGGTCCTCTGCCGCTACGGCAGCCGGCCGGACTCCGGCATCACCGCCGGGGTGGTCCGGCTGATCGACGCCGGCTTCGGGGCCGTCCTGCTGCAGCGAAGGGCCGCCGAGGCCGACACGGTCTGCAGGGAGTTCCACCGACGCGTGGCCGACGCCGTGTCGGGCGCCCGCACCCGGGACCGGCTGCCGTGGAGGATCCATGAGCTGAGAAGAGGAGTGGGGGCGGGACGTACGGAGATGTTCTGGTCCGACGGAGTTGCCCTGTACTACGAAGACCCGAATCACGCACTGCCGGATTCCGACGCGTTCCTGGAGGCGCCGTGA
- a CDS encoding CU044_2847 family protein — translation MGDSGARITRIEMPDGTPVWARISGAEELDRPEPGGLTFTDTGFGNLTDQVQARVESLHSVVTSVARSLAVPLRAVRPDEVSVEFGIELTAKSGKVVGLLADGEAKGAIKVTLTWNGGGPPVDPPAPEPVPVPVPAQAPAPAMPPVPFAPPAPVRPSPPAGAPAGLPHAGAAPGAPAHPDGADDTDGGGA, via the coding sequence ATGGGTGACAGTGGGGCCCGCATTACGCGCATCGAGATGCCGGACGGCACACCGGTCTGGGCGCGGATCTCGGGAGCCGAGGAGCTGGACCGTCCGGAGCCCGGTGGCCTGACGTTCACGGACACCGGATTCGGGAACCTCACCGACCAGGTGCAGGCCCGGGTCGAGAGCCTGCACTCCGTGGTGACCAGTGTCGCGCGCTCACTCGCCGTGCCGCTGCGTGCCGTGCGGCCGGACGAGGTCAGCGTCGAGTTCGGGATCGAGCTCACCGCCAAGTCGGGCAAGGTCGTCGGGCTGCTCGCGGACGGCGAGGCCAAGGGAGCGATCAAGGTCACGCTCACCTGGAACGGCGGCGGACCTCCGGTCGATCCGCCGGCGCCGGAGCCCGTGCCCGTACCCGTGCCGGCGCAGGCACCCGCCCCCGCGATGCCACCCGTTCCGTTCGCGCCCCCGGCGCCCGTACGCCCGTCGCCGCCCGCCGGCGCACCCGCGGGCCTCCCGCACGCCGGGGCAGCCCCCGGCGCACCGGCACACCCGGACGGCGCGGACGACACCGACGGCGGCGGGGCATGA
- a CDS encoding AAA family ATPase: protein MSEPSEWLIYRGIGEPHDEVAQLPPPPPWRDFAGESGGADGAESADRRLGIPGRIADEHRPGAEELEMINAALYLRRPLLVTGDPGAGKSTLAHSVARELEFGKVLRWPVVSRTTLLDGLYHYDAIARLQDVQIASHASTDGGAGVDSAQSVGSYIRLGPLGTALLPSDRPRVLLIDELDKSDIDLPNDLLNVLEEGEFAIPELERIADRLPDGEADVLDHDGNKVRIKGGRVQCRAFPFVVLTSNGERDFPAPLMRRCIHLELGRPDHKRLAAFVKAHLGEEAARSSEDLITLFLERSRSELLATDQLLNAIYLTQAAAPTGRDRLADLLIQRLDRPR from the coding sequence ATGAGTGAACCCAGCGAGTGGCTCATCTACCGAGGCATCGGCGAACCGCACGACGAGGTGGCGCAACTGCCGCCCCCTCCGCCCTGGCGCGATTTCGCCGGTGAGTCCGGCGGAGCGGACGGAGCCGAGTCGGCCGACCGCCGCCTCGGCATTCCCGGACGCATCGCCGATGAGCACCGGCCCGGGGCCGAGGAACTCGAAATGATCAACGCCGCACTGTACTTGCGGCGCCCGCTGCTGGTCACCGGCGACCCGGGCGCGGGGAAGAGCACCCTGGCCCACTCCGTCGCCCGGGAGCTGGAGTTCGGAAAGGTGCTGCGCTGGCCCGTGGTCAGCCGCACCACGTTGCTGGACGGCCTCTACCACTACGACGCGATCGCGCGGCTGCAGGACGTACAGATCGCCTCGCACGCGTCGACGGACGGCGGTGCCGGAGTCGACTCGGCGCAGAGCGTGGGAAGTTACATCCGGCTCGGACCGCTGGGCACCGCGCTGCTGCCCTCGGACCGGCCGCGGGTGCTGCTCATCGACGAGCTCGACAAGAGCGACATCGACCTGCCGAACGACCTGCTCAACGTGCTGGAGGAGGGCGAGTTCGCCATCCCCGAGCTGGAACGGATCGCGGACCGACTGCCCGACGGCGAGGCGGACGTGCTCGACCACGACGGCAACAAGGTGCGGATCAAGGGCGGCCGGGTGCAGTGCCGGGCCTTCCCGTTCGTGGTGCTCACCAGCAACGGGGAGCGGGACTTCCCCGCCCCGCTGATGCGCCGCTGCATTCACCTGGAGCTGGGACGTCCCGACCACAAGCGACTGGCCGCGTTCGTCAAGGCGCACCTGGGTGAGGAGGCCGCCCGGTCCAGCGAGGACCTCATCACGCTCTTCCTGGAGCGCTCGCGCAGCGAACTCCTGGCCACCGACCAGTTGCTGAACGCGATCTACCTCACCCAGGCGGCGGCCCCGACCGGCCGCGACCGGCTCGCCGACCTGCTCATCCAGCGACTCGACCGGCCGAGGTGA
- a CDS encoding DUF6104 family protein, which yields MYFTDRGIEELEKRRGEEEVTFEWLAEQLRTFVDLNPDFEVPVERLATWLARLDDEDEDDD from the coding sequence ATGTACTTCACCGACCGCGGTATCGAGGAGCTGGAGAAGCGGCGAGGCGAGGAAGAGGTCACTTTCGAGTGGCTCGCCGAGCAGCTCCGTACGTTCGTCGATCTGAACCCCGACTTCGAGGTGCCGGTCGAGCGCCTCGCCACGTGGCTGGCCCGGCTGGACGACGAGGACGAGGACGACGACTGA